The Paenibacillus sp. MBLB1832 genome has a window encoding:
- a CDS encoding beta-ketoacyl synthase N-terminal-like domain-containing protein — translation MDNVVITGYGIKAPHIDNKMQFKTVLEHGICTHRVVKDRLKGRDVVCGVIDHEFKMLRGKNLKRYPRVSRLAMAAADEAMEMAAFEDRGSLRIAVILGTSAGGISDIAVHKNTVYEKFPIHSIALANAHSLSSAVAHHLEIVGQVYTLTTGCTSSSDAIMMGKMLLDSGTADVCVVGGSDAAVTEWSLMGFLKMQGITTDVDIHQTGVPFSKGHQGFVMAEGAGVLILEREKSARQRGAKLFGVIKGVASANDGTSILASDETGQNMLQALSTAVGDHTPTYVNSQALGLKVNDEVDSIVHKTLFGSSVPITSIKGMTGHTLGSMGVIQVISSLLSIEYGFIPPTIKTNGDGFEDLLIVMETQYKKINSIAVTTHGYGGNNTCLFITKTS, via the coding sequence ATGGACAATGTCGTGATAACCGGTTATGGGATTAAGGCCCCTCATATTGATAATAAGATGCAGTTTAAAACGGTGCTAGAGCACGGCATTTGTACCCATCGTGTCGTAAAAGATCGACTGAAAGGCCGGGACGTTGTTTGCGGTGTCATCGACCACGAATTTAAAATGCTCCGCGGCAAAAATTTGAAGCGGTATCCCCGCGTCTCTCGTTTGGCGATGGCAGCGGCGGATGAAGCGATGGAGATGGCTGCATTTGAGGACAGAGGTTCCCTTCGGATTGCGGTTATATTAGGAACTTCGGCAGGGGGCATTTCCGACATTGCGGTGCATAAGAATACGGTCTATGAGAAATTTCCTATCCATAGCATAGCATTGGCAAACGCGCATAGTTTATCGTCAGCGGTGGCGCATCATTTGGAAATCGTAGGACAAGTTTATACCCTTACAACGGGTTGTACTTCGAGCTCTGATGCGATCATGATGGGCAAGATGCTATTGGATAGCGGGACAGCGGATGTGTGTGTGGTTGGTGGTTCTGATGCGGCGGTTACCGAATGGAGTCTCATGGGATTTTTGAAAATGCAAGGCATTACGACGGATGTGGACATCCATCAAACGGGCGTGCCATTCTCGAAAGGGCATCAAGGTTTTGTCATGGCAGAAGGGGCTGGCGTTCTGATACTGGAACGGGAAAAGTCGGCTAGACAGCGGGGAGCCAAGCTATTTGGTGTCATTAAGGGCGTCGCTTCTGCGAATGATGGCACATCTATTTTGGCAAGCGATGAGACGGGACAAAATATGCTGCAAGCGCTCAGCACGGCAGTTGGCGACCATACGCCAACCTATGTGAACAGCCAAGCACTCGGCTTGAAGGTGAATGACGAGGTCGACTCCATCGTGCATAAAACGTTATTTGGCTCATCCGTGCCCATTACCTCCATTAAAGGGATGACGGGGCACACGCTCGGATCGATGGGCGTCATTCAGGTTATATCTTCCCTGCTCAGCATTGAATACGGCTTTATACCCCCAACGATTAAAACGAATGGTGATGGCTTTGAGGATCTGTTAATCGTAATGGAAACGCAGTACAAGAAGATTAACAGCATAGCTGTTACAACGCATGGTTATGGCGGCAACAACACCTGTCTATTCATCACGAAGACCAGCTAA
- a CDS encoding phage tail protein, whose product MSYVVDFKNVSTVGLESSPVAEALAGLRANEARYFMTKYKHEFTVVPASESQENLDYVNLILKERNIEFAAKPLETSRFQVENIQFTYVFYEDGLSVNVMYTVDDAKKRAVGFKLSEGMEIPKELEEKFKFARQKSKLAGTIRGSFFVIKGQYE is encoded by the coding sequence ATGTCCTATGTCGTTGATTTTAAAAATGTGTCTACAGTTGGTTTAGAGTCTTCACCTGTTGCAGAAGCGCTTGCTGGTTTACGTGCGAATGAAGCTCGTTATTTCATGACGAAATACAAGCATGAATTTACGGTTGTACCGGCTAGCGAAAGTCAGGAGAACTTGGATTATGTGAACCTCATTTTGAAAGAACGCAATATTGAGTTCGCGGCTAAGCCTTTAGAAACGTCACGTTTTCAAGTGGAAAATATTCAATTTACCTATGTCTTCTATGAGGACGGGCTTTCTGTCAATGTCATGTATACGGTTGATGACGCTAAGAAGCGGGCCGTTGGATTTAAACTTTCGGAGGGGATGGAAATTCCCAAGGAGTTAGAAGAGAAGTTTAAGTTCGCTAGACAGAAGTCTAAGTTGGCTGGGACCATTCGGGGCTCGTTTTTCGTAATTAAAGGGCAGTACGAATAA
- a CDS encoding glycosyltransferase, with translation MTLLTMGTFGDVRPFLALAYGLEERGHVVTLAGPENFEQYVRETYKRPYASLGLNSQQVLQSEEGRRWMASGDSKQFLKQMAKITHESRFALERDTEAACLDCDIIIAHPLQVFYACMLSEKLNKPLIIANLFPISPATSAFPHFLARSKKLPFGFLNKATYRLVNSVYEKGLRDDMNEWRVRLGGLRPLRGTLYNKLEHQKVPVMQAISPTLVPRPSDWADTVVVTGQWKIPARYVPEQEKAALPEDLKDWLDAGPAPIYFGFGSLPVLEPQKIIQMVMEISHTLQTRAILASGWSEMEMGGVPLPDSIRMISSANHELLFPQCSLVVHHGGAGTTHTAAESGTPAIICSTYADQPFWGERVTELGIGDHIPFPSLTKEKLLQSIRKLQAPDVRQRATEISKRIKMETGLTAALNFIEKQIPTAPVYKN, from the coding sequence ATGACATTGTTAACAATGGGAACCTTCGGAGATGTTAGACCGTTCCTTGCACTGGCGTATGGACTAGAAGAACGTGGTCATGTGGTTACGTTGGCGGGGCCAGAAAATTTTGAACAGTATGTTAGGGAAACGTACAAGAGGCCCTACGCTTCGCTTGGGTTAAACTCACAGCAAGTGCTCCAATCCGAGGAAGGACGCCGATGGATGGCATCGGGTGATTCCAAACAATTTTTGAAGCAAATGGCCAAAATCACACACGAGAGCCGCTTCGCATTGGAACGAGATACCGAGGCCGCTTGCTTGGATTGCGATATTATCATCGCCCACCCGCTGCAGGTCTTTTATGCGTGTATGCTGTCGGAAAAGCTAAACAAGCCGCTGATTATCGCAAATCTTTTTCCAATTTCGCCTGCAACAAGCGCATTCCCTCATTTTCTCGCACGAAGCAAAAAGCTGCCTTTCGGTTTCCTGAATAAAGCAACCTATCGGCTTGTAAACAGTGTATATGAGAAGGGTCTTCGTGATGATATGAATGAATGGAGAGTCAGGTTGGGGGGACTCCGTCCTTTACGTGGCACACTTTATAATAAATTGGAGCATCAAAAAGTTCCTGTAATGCAAGCCATCAGTCCCACGCTTGTCCCAAGGCCAAGCGACTGGGCGGATACCGTTGTTGTTACGGGTCAATGGAAAATCCCCGCTCGCTATGTGCCGGAGCAAGAAAAGGCGGCATTACCCGAAGATTTGAAGGATTGGCTGGATGCTGGCCCTGCTCCCATCTATTTCGGATTTGGTAGTTTGCCTGTGTTGGAGCCGCAGAAGATTATTCAGATGGTGATGGAGATTTCACATACGCTGCAAACCCGAGCTATCCTTGCATCTGGCTGGTCGGAGATGGAAATGGGAGGTGTTCCGCTTCCTGACTCCATTCGTATGATTTCATCCGCGAACCATGAACTGTTGTTTCCGCAGTGCAGTTTAGTGGTACACCACGGAGGAGCGGGGACGACGCATACTGCCGCGGAAAGCGGTACGCCAGCAATCATCTGTTCCACTTATGCAGATCAACCTTTCTGGGGAGAGCGTGTTACCGAGTTAGGTATCGGGGATCACATTCCATTTCCAAGTCTAACGAAGGAAAAGCTCCTTCAATCCATTCGTAAGCTGCAAGCTCCGGATGTGCGCCAGAGAGCGACTGAAATCTCGAAGCGAATCAAGATGGAAACAGGGCTGACGGCGGCATTGAATTTTATTGAAAAGCAAATCCCGACTGCTCCCGTGTATAAAAATTGA
- a CDS encoding MerR family transcriptional regulator, with product MYSMKKASEILGIPVVTIRAWENRYRVISPSRSGGGHRLLSEEDISRLRFLKKQIEQNGLKISEAVKLLEQSETVPPLEKAATGRTTDGLVNKLYMDLIHFNAAQADNTIDMAFALYDFEETFQRIIVPVLYRVGAEWEAGKISVVQEHFASETIMRRLYALFRVFPVNPGLPVVVAFCPEGERHHLGLMLFSLYLRKRGADVLYLGPDTPLRDLEGIIESQNVSFVAASVTDRRYVDKLMAWIAEAVRNHPRLQFLLGGAAFDRAEWRPVKANVRYLSVEEWEDWHNGLFILK from the coding sequence ATGTATAGCATGAAAAAGGCTTCCGAGATACTGGGCATCCCCGTGGTTACGATCCGTGCCTGGGAGAACCGTTACAGGGTCATTTCCCCAAGCCGGAGCGGCGGAGGACACCGCCTGTTAAGCGAAGAGGATATATCCAGGCTCCGCTTCCTTAAAAAACAAATCGAACAGAACGGTCTAAAAATTAGCGAAGCGGTGAAACTGCTGGAGCAAAGCGAGACTGTCCCTCCGCTGGAAAAGGCTGCGACCGGCCGGACAACCGACGGTTTGGTCAACAAGCTATACATGGATTTAATCCATTTCAATGCCGCTCAAGCGGATAATACGATAGATATGGCATTTGCATTGTACGACTTCGAAGAGACGTTTCAACGGATTATCGTTCCTGTTCTTTATCGGGTCGGAGCAGAGTGGGAGGCAGGCAAAATCAGCGTAGTCCAGGAGCATTTTGCTTCAGAAACGATTATGCGTAGATTATATGCCTTGTTCCGGGTCTTCCCGGTAAATCCTGGTCTACCTGTCGTCGTAGCTTTTTGCCCCGAAGGAGAACGCCACCATCTCGGACTCATGTTGTTCAGCCTCTACTTGCGTAAACGTGGAGCCGATGTCCTATATTTGGGACCCGATACTCCACTAAGAGATTTGGAAGGTATTATCGAAAGTCAGAACGTTTCTTTCGTCGCGGCTTCTGTTACGGATCGTCGTTATGTAGACAAGCTTATGGCGTGGATTGCAGAAGCCGTAAGGAATCATCCCCGATTGCAATTCCTGCTTGGGGGGGCGGCTTTCGACAGAGCGGAATGGCGTCCTGTTAAAGCTAACGTACGCTATTTATCTGTCGAAGAGTGGGAGGATTGGCACAACGGTTTGTTCATATTAAAATAG
- a CDS encoding DegV family protein, whose protein sequence is MQSLNHRMLHRMILAGANEIIAREKELNAINVFPVPDGDTGSNLAHLMRMIVRETESSTDSSDKLESLKRACLRGSRGNSGMIFSQFILSMCSYMANCPDLKITQFIEMCEQSAAMSRRSVHEPKEGTVLSVMDDWVNALRTAFTPSEGLADLFNRSYAEACISLENTKHQLDELRKYNVVDAGARGFVHFLQGFIASLDDTLTVPGGVSQNLEPLVSPTVAVDSPSHNLADSLEFRYCTEFMFDIKTSMEEVKQYISPMGNSIVAVGDGHQGKIHLHTDVPARVAEVIEDHGWIVHQKVEDMKRQHDMIYNRQASIALVIDSACDIPESWLDDYQIHRLPLYLQLGRSTYLDKVTLQSDTFYEKLERMTEQPSTSQPAQETISLLYEQLLAHYDHIVSIHLSKPLSGTYDACRQTAERIDPARIHVVDSRTLSGAYGLVVLQAAEAVAAGKPIEEVLALLASSIPRSEILVSVPTLKHMIRGGRVSPLQGRIARWLDMKPIVSVNQEGQSMLYGTTLYQRSSLGKMLKMISRIHRRNPIQRYVILHAGAEADSAHCVEEMVRMTGRNPLYITGVAPVIGLHAGKGAVSVAMMLSSENTRRNK, encoded by the coding sequence TTGCAATCTCTAAATCATCGTATGTTACACCGCATGATCCTGGCCGGAGCCAATGAAATTATCGCAAGGGAAAAAGAGTTGAACGCCATCAACGTCTTCCCTGTTCCTGACGGGGATACGGGAAGCAATCTTGCACACTTAATGCGGATGATCGTGCGAGAAACGGAATCTAGCACCGACTCTTCCGATAAGCTGGAAAGCCTGAAACGAGCTTGCTTAAGAGGCTCTCGCGGCAATTCGGGGATGATTTTCTCCCAGTTTATCCTATCCATGTGCAGTTACATGGCTAATTGTCCGGATCTAAAGATTACACAGTTCATCGAAATGTGCGAGCAATCCGCGGCTATGTCCCGGCGTTCGGTGCATGAACCGAAGGAAGGAACCGTGCTCTCGGTCATGGATGATTGGGTCAACGCCCTTAGAACAGCGTTTACTCCTTCGGAGGGGCTTGCGGACCTGTTTAACCGTTCGTACGCTGAAGCATGTATTTCGCTGGAGAATACGAAACACCAATTGGATGAGCTGCGAAAGTATAACGTCGTTGATGCGGGAGCGAGAGGTTTCGTCCATTTCTTACAAGGCTTTATCGCATCATTGGACGATACTCTCACGGTTCCCGGGGGGGTCTCCCAAAATTTAGAACCGCTCGTTTCCCCTACCGTCGCAGTAGATAGTCCTTCCCATAACCTCGCCGATTCCCTTGAGTTTCGCTATTGTACAGAATTTATGTTCGATATCAAGACTAGCATGGAAGAAGTGAAACAGTATATCTCCCCTATGGGCAACTCCATTGTAGCTGTTGGCGATGGCCATCAGGGTAAAATTCATCTGCATACCGACGTTCCCGCACGGGTCGCCGAAGTGATAGAAGATCACGGCTGGATCGTTCATCAAAAGGTCGAGGACATGAAGCGGCAGCATGATATGATTTACAACCGACAGGCGTCTATCGCCCTTGTTATTGACTCTGCCTGCGATATTCCTGAGTCATGGCTGGACGACTATCAAATTCATAGACTCCCTCTTTATCTGCAGTTAGGACGATCGACATATCTAGATAAAGTAACCCTTCAATCGGATACTTTTTACGAGAAGCTTGAGCGAATGACCGAGCAACCGTCGACGTCGCAGCCTGCTCAAGAAACGATTTCTCTGCTCTACGAGCAGCTCTTGGCTCATTATGATCATATTGTTTCCATTCATCTTTCCAAGCCGCTGAGCGGTACCTACGATGCCTGCCGACAAACTGCGGAACGCATCGATCCCGCTAGAATACACGTCGTTGACTCGCGGACGTTGTCTGGTGCTTACGGACTGGTCGTTCTTCAAGCCGCAGAGGCTGTTGCAGCAGGTAAACCGATTGAAGAGGTACTTGCCTTGCTGGCATCGTCCATACCTCGTTCAGAAATTCTAGTGAGCGTCCCTACGTTGAAGCATATGATTAGAGGCGGAAGAGTAAGCCCGCTTCAAGGTAGAATTGCGAGATGGCTTGATATGAAGCCTATTGTATCGGTCAACCAAGAAGGCCAATCGATGCTGTATGGCACAACCCTTTATCAACGATCCAGTCTTGGCAAAATGCTGAAAATGATTTCCCGCATCCACCGTCGCAATCCGATCCAGCGCTATGTGATCCTTCATGCAGGAGCTGAGGCGGACAGCGCCCATTGCGTGGAAGAAATGGTACGAATGACGGGACGAAATCCGCTGTACATTACCGGCGTAGCACCCGTCATCGGACTTCATGCGGGCAAGGGAGCGGTGAGTGTGGCCATGATGCTCAGCAGCGAAAATACGAGGAGGAATAAGTAA
- a CDS encoding DUF1295 domain-containing protein, translating to MWVLYGISGAAVLIFMVLLFLVAQIKRDNSIVDIGWGLGFVIIALTTFGYQKGFDIRQLLVTSLVCIWGVRLAVYLFIRSLGRGEDYRYANFRKQWGSRAALISFFRVFMMQGFIMLLLAYPIIRVHAEHSSALDLTAYLGLMLWIVGFGFQVIGDWQLRQFKKKRRNPEEVLTWGLWRYTRHPNYFGEAVMWWGVALIVLPLPGGWGALISSLLINFLLLRVSGVPFLDRRYADNPAYQQYKRETNRFIPWFPRIERR from the coding sequence ATGTGGGTATTGTATGGAATTAGCGGAGCCGCCGTTCTTATTTTTATGGTCTTATTATTCTTAGTGGCACAAATCAAGAGAGATAACTCGATTGTGGATATTGGATGGGGCTTAGGCTTCGTCATCATCGCTCTGACGACGTTCGGATATCAAAAAGGCTTTGACATCAGACAATTGCTTGTCACGAGCTTGGTGTGCATATGGGGAGTTCGCTTGGCCGTCTATCTGTTCATTCGTTCACTCGGCCGAGGTGAAGATTACCGCTATGCCAACTTCCGTAAGCAATGGGGGAGCCGCGCGGCGCTCATCTCCTTTTTCCGCGTATTCATGATGCAAGGATTTATCATGCTGCTGCTGGCATACCCCATCATTCGTGTTCATGCGGAGCACAGCAGCGCCCTTGATCTAACCGCTTATCTAGGTTTAATGTTATGGATCGTCGGGTTCGGGTTCCAGGTGATCGGAGATTGGCAGCTTCGACAATTCAAGAAGAAACGCCGGAATCCAGAAGAGGTGCTGACATGGGGGTTATGGCGCTATACCCGTCATCCCAATTACTTTGGCGAAGCTGTCATGTGGTGGGGAGTCGCGCTGATCGTCCTCCCTTTGCCCGGCGGTTGGGGTGCATTAATCAGCTCCCTGCTGATTAACTTCCTGCTCCTCAGAGTTTCCGGCGTGCCGTTCCTGGATCGGCGTTACGCAGATAATCCGGCGTACCAACAATATAAACGAGAAACCAATCGATTCATTCCTTGGTTTCCGCGAATTGAACGCCGATAA
- a CDS encoding ABC transporter permease subunit yields MFSKTYLMRLVKSNLKMSLIFMLLLCGLIAIIMNVFTPETMSEIAGRSADMPINPLGDISTLPKFLANQYFGMMALIFPMIFLILTGTKLIVGKVDKGDMACDLSTPVTRTQIAFTSMLYLVGSLAVIYVMIGAVGSSVASIAQPGELDYAMFLTMVFGSFLLQLAIGSIVFLASCVFNRTSRSLIIGAGLPILFFGAHLLSGMSDKLEGLKYLSLVTLFDTTAIINGSGYAAKLGMLGILAVVLYTAGIMIFKQKDLPL; encoded by the coding sequence ATGTTCAGTAAAACGTATTTGATGAGATTGGTAAAATCCAACCTTAAAATGTCTCTTATTTTTATGCTATTACTTTGCGGGCTCATTGCGATTATCATGAATGTGTTTACACCTGAAACCATGAGCGAAATCGCCGGACGCAGCGCAGATATGCCGATTAACCCTCTAGGCGATATATCCACACTGCCGAAATTCCTTGCCAACCAGTATTTCGGTATGATGGCGCTAATTTTCCCGATGATCTTCCTGATTCTTACGGGAACGAAGCTGATTGTGGGAAAGGTAGACAAAGGCGATATGGCCTGTGATCTGTCTACACCGGTAACACGGACGCAGATTGCTTTCACAAGCATGCTGTATCTGGTAGGATCACTTGCCGTGATCTACGTCATGATTGGTGCTGTTGGCTCCAGTGTCGCATCTATTGCACAGCCGGGGGAATTGGATTACGCCATGTTTCTGACGATGGTTTTTGGCTCCTTCCTGCTCCAATTGGCAATTGGCTCGATTGTTTTTCTTGCATCTTGTGTGTTCAACCGTACAAGCCGGAGTCTGATCATTGGCGCGGGCCTTCCCATATTATTCTTTGGAGCACATCTTTTATCAGGCATGAGCGACAAGCTGGAAGGCCTCAAATACCTATCGCTTGTTACGCTATTTGACACGACGGCCATCATCAATGGAAGCGGTTATGCCGCCAAGCTGGGCATGCTGGGCATACTGGCAGTTGTTCTCTATACCGCAGGCATCATGATATTCAAGCAAAAGGATTTACCTCTGTAG
- a CDS encoding ABC transporter ATP-binding protein — translation MSAIKIERLTKDFGRGKGIYDMSFQIEQGEVFGFLGPNGAGKTTTIRHLLGFLKPQSGHATILGMDTWKKPKEVQKHLGYLPGEIAFPNDMKGMQFIEYIARMRKLNDLSKAKRLIEMFEFDPNADLKRMSKGMKQKVGIICAFMHDPEILILDEPTSGLDPLMQARFIELIRNEKKAGKSILMSSHLFEEVEGTSDRIGMIKGGRLISVIDPKDISNAENKTYKIEFLNAEDFVSMQSEVFLIKEAKPEHNQLIIDISDENINELLLALSMRKVRFISEIKHTLEEHFMGYYEGGNNHVQ, via the coding sequence ATGTCAGCAATTAAAATTGAACGCCTAACCAAAGATTTTGGACGAGGTAAAGGTATTTATGATATGTCTTTTCAAATTGAGCAGGGCGAAGTGTTCGGTTTTCTTGGCCCGAACGGAGCGGGAAAAACGACTACCATCCGTCATCTATTGGGATTCTTGAAGCCGCAAAGCGGACATGCCACCATTCTTGGTATGGATACATGGAAAAAGCCGAAAGAAGTTCAAAAGCATCTGGGGTATTTGCCCGGAGAAATTGCGTTTCCAAACGATATGAAAGGGATGCAGTTCATCGAATATATCGCTAGAATGCGGAAGTTGAACGACCTGTCAAAGGCAAAACGGCTGATTGAGATGTTTGAGTTTGACCCGAATGCTGACCTAAAAAGGATGTCAAAGGGGATGAAGCAGAAAGTCGGAATCATTTGTGCTTTCATGCACGATCCAGAAATCCTTATTCTGGACGAGCCTACCTCAGGGCTTGACCCCTTGATGCAGGCGAGGTTTATTGAACTGATTAGGAACGAGAAGAAGGCGGGCAAAAGCATTCTGATGTCGTCCCATCTGTTCGAGGAAGTGGAAGGTACCAGCGACCGTATCGGGATGATCAAGGGCGGCAGGCTGATTTCCGTCATTGACCCTAAGGATATAAGCAACGCGGAGAATAAGACGTACAAGATCGAGTTTTTGAACGCGGAGGATTTTGTCAGTATGCAGTCGGAAGTTTTCTTGATTAAGGAAGCAAAGCCGGAACACAATCAGTTAATCATTGATATTTCCGATGAGAACATTAATGAGCTATTACTTGCGCTGTCCATGCGAAAAGTTAGGTTTATCAGCGAGATCAAGCACACGCTGGAAGAACATTTTATGGGTTATTACGAGGGGGGAAACAACCATGTTCAGTAA
- a CDS encoding TetR/AcrR family transcriptional regulator, whose amino-acid sequence MKKQPQMTEQTRQNLIDAFWSLYCEKRIEKITVREITTKAGYNRGTFYEYFIDVYDVLEQIEESLLPHPDKLPPIHPDTPAKDGFSFDEFFTMFERHSKYYTVLLGDHGDPAFQRKMKNSIKPKLKASLIAQGAKDDFQLEYLLEYNISALCGILSYWFASEEKPDAQAFLKLMMEIAEQGTRRKIEQLCHTE is encoded by the coding sequence ATGAAGAAACAACCCCAAATGACAGAGCAGACCAGGCAAAACCTAATTGATGCGTTCTGGTCGCTTTACTGTGAAAAGCGGATAGAAAAAATAACCGTCCGGGAGATTACTACCAAAGCGGGGTACAACCGCGGCACCTTTTACGAGTATTTCATCGACGTTTATGATGTATTGGAGCAAATCGAGGAATCGCTGCTTCCCCATCCCGATAAACTGCCACCGATACATCCTGATACTCCGGCCAAAGACGGGTTCTCTTTCGATGAATTTTTTACCATGTTTGAGCGGCACAGCAAATATTATACCGTTCTCCTCGGCGATCATGGTGATCCGGCCTTTCAGCGGAAAATGAAAAATAGTATAAAACCTAAGCTCAAGGCTTCCCTAATCGCACAGGGCGCCAAGGACGACTTTCAGTTGGAGTATTTGCTGGAATACAATATCTCCGCCCTTTGCGGTATTCTGAGTTATTGGTTTGCGAGTGAAGAAAAACCAGATGCTCAGGCTTTTTTAAAGTTAATGATGGAAATTGCTGAACAAGGTACGAGGCGGAAAATTGAACAGTTATGCCACACTGAATAG
- a CDS encoding HAMP domain-containing sensor histidine kinase, whose translation MKRFHLILVLLIFGGAAFLALLLYPYISSAEDSNSMPITTWKVQWIPIGAPEDAQPDIDGEWISATAEHPFDTIPNGKIGAWIHLTVPPTTNLSKPGLYIERLYAMNVMIYENGKPVYQVNHSFDFERTLLQLPLDHKEITSDLYLRLTAKERAGISSNIQLGEFPEISQKAIRKELPDLLLGGGFVFLSLLMFLCSWYLNLAQRSTALALTLFVMCSGILIMTYSAMPYYYFPELGHFFVFIFDTSIYILFPALLYFVTHIFEGRYPWIKRMFRWLVVYYLISFCVMVCYKIIGTPLYSLYAFLTLWLGAPLIIGQLILISVLAFRNAMQNPNSLILSLGILILALSGMTDLLLLYAIDTFHMFNLWKLGIIILIASLVMILNRRIASDYARLLSYSKELELYNHQLQRTEKMQIISELAASIAHEVRNPLQVTRGFLQLLSGKSVEHDKSYFAMAIQELDRASGIITDFLTFAKPELDTRIALNLQHELAQIETMMTPLVLLNNGELEVHVPEPLIILGNSSKFKQALINIIKNSIESIREEGHITINAWAEEGTAVIRIADNGEGMEPEQLEKLGEPYFSTKTKGTGLGLMVTFRIIEVMEGTLKFHSEKGKGTEAIVRFPLVSNTSSKKSAVVPQ comes from the coding sequence ATGAAGCGTTTCCACTTGATCTTGGTACTACTCATATTTGGCGGTGCTGCCTTCTTAGCATTGCTCCTGTATCCCTACATAAGCTCAGCGGAAGATTCTAACAGTATGCCAATAACCACCTGGAAAGTGCAATGGATTCCTATTGGGGCTCCAGAAGACGCCCAGCCTGACATAGACGGAGAGTGGATTTCTGCCACGGCTGAGCACCCGTTTGATACCATTCCCAATGGGAAGATCGGCGCATGGATTCATCTAACTGTCCCCCCGACGACCAACCTATCTAAACCTGGACTGTATATTGAACGTCTGTACGCCATGAATGTAATGATTTATGAGAACGGCAAGCCCGTCTATCAGGTCAATCACAGCTTTGACTTCGAGCGCACCCTTCTCCAACTGCCACTCGACCATAAAGAGATAACAAGCGATCTCTACCTGCGGCTCACAGCGAAGGAACGGGCAGGTATCAGCAGTAATATCCAGCTTGGCGAGTTTCCTGAAATCTCCCAGAAAGCCATCCGCAAAGAACTGCCTGATTTGTTGCTAGGAGGCGGGTTTGTCTTCCTGTCACTCCTAATGTTTCTCTGCTCCTGGTACTTAAACCTGGCCCAACGCAGTACCGCCCTGGCGCTTACCCTATTCGTCATGTGCAGCGGCATTCTGATCATGACCTACTCGGCTATGCCTTACTACTACTTTCCTGAGCTTGGACACTTTTTCGTATTTATTTTTGATACGTCTATTTATATTTTGTTTCCTGCCCTGCTGTACTTCGTCACCCACATTTTCGAAGGCCGGTATCCATGGATCAAGCGGATGTTCCGCTGGCTTGTCGTCTATTATTTAATTAGCTTCTGCGTTATGGTATGTTATAAAATCATCGGAACGCCATTGTACTCTCTCTACGCGTTCCTGACCCTCTGGCTGGGTGCACCGCTCATTATCGGACAACTGATTCTCATTAGCGTCCTCGCCTTTCGGAACGCCATGCAGAATCCTAATTCCTTGATCCTCTCTCTGGGTATTCTGATCCTTGCCTTATCCGGTATGACGGATCTCTTGCTACTGTACGCGATAGATACGTTCCATATGTTTAATCTATGGAAGCTCGGCATCATTATTTTGATCGCTTCCCTAGTGATGATCCTGAACCGCCGCATTGCATCGGACTATGCCCGGCTTTTATCCTACTCCAAAGAATTGGAGCTTTACAATCACCAACTGCAGCGGACGGAAAAAATGCAGATCATTAGCGAATTGGCCGCATCCATTGCCCATGAGGTGCGCAACCCGCTTCAGGTCACAAGAGGCTTCTTGCAGCTACTCTCGGGAAAATCAGTAGAGCACGATAAGTCCTACTTTGCCATGGCCATTCAGGAGCTGGATCGAGCGTCAGGTATCATAACGGACTTCCTGACCTTTGCGAAACCGGAGCTTGACACCCGAATAGCGCTAAATTTGCAGCATGAGCTCGCCCAGATCGAAACCATGATGACGCCGCTGGTCTTGTTGAACAATGGGGAACTGGAGGTCCACGTGCCCGAACCTTTAATTATTTTGGGCAACTCATCCAAGTTTAAGCAGGCATTGATCAACATCATTAAGAATAGCATCGAATCCATTCGGGAAGAAGGTCACATTACCATCAACGCCTGGGCTGAGGAAGGAACCGCTGTCATCCGCATTGCAGATAACGGCGAAGGCATGGAGCCGGAGCAGCTCGAGAAGCTAGGAGAGCCTTACTTCTCAACAAAAACCAAAGGAACTGGCCTTGGTCTCATGGTCACCTTTCGTATCATCGAAGTGATGGAGGGTACCTTGAAATTCCATAGTGAAAAAGGAAAAGGAACCGAAGCCATCGTCCGGTTCCCCCTCGTTTCCAACACTAGTTCCAAGAAATCTGCGGTTGTACCCCAGTAG